One window of Papaver somniferum cultivar HN1 chromosome 9, ASM357369v1, whole genome shotgun sequence genomic DNA carries:
- the LOC113308493 gene encoding glutathione S-transferase L3-like, whose amino-acid sequence MLRVFRPLLLFSKNNNLNSCIRISCNTKSCSLSNLFSPLPRLCSTTYKTSATASMATTSLSVPVETLPPVLDSTSEPPSVFDGTTRLYISYVCPYAQRAWITRNCKGLQEKIKLVPLELTNKPDWYKEKVYPPNKLPALEHNNQVIGESLDVIKYLNTNFEGPALLPNDPAKRELAEELLAYTGEFGGGVIGSVIKGNKDFGAHFDYLEAALSKFPDGPFFLGEFSLADIAYAPFVERYQPLLLDVKKCDITTGRPKLTAWIEELNKIDGYTQTKYDPAELLAALKRVFGL is encoded by the exons ATGTTAAGAGTCTTCAGACCCTTGTTGTTGTTTTCAAAAAATAACAATTTAAATAGTTGTATAAGAATTTCTTGCAATACCAAATCTTGTTCACTCTCAAATTTGTTTTCCCCTTTACCTCGTCTCTGTTCTACAACTTACAAAACCAGTGCAACTGCATCAATGGCAACCACTTCTTT GAGTGTTCCGGTGGAGACTCTGCCGCCTGTGCTTGATTCTACATCAGAACCACCTTCCGTTTTCGATGGAACAACGAGGTTGTACATATCTTATGTTTGCCCTTATGCCCAGCGTGCTTGGATTACCAGGAACTGTAAG GGATTGCAAGAAAAGATCAAATTGGTACCACTTGAACTAACAAATAAGCCTGATTGGTACAAGGAGAAAGTGTACCCTCCAAATAAG CTACCTGCACTTGAACATAATAATCAAGTGATAGGGGAGAGTCTTGATGTGATTAAATATCTCAATACTAACTTTGAAGGACCTGCACTTCTCCCAAAC GATCCTGCCAAGAGAGAGTTGGCGGAGGAATTACTAGCCTACACAGGCGAATTTGGTGGCGGTGTGATTGGCTCTGTCATCAAGGGAAACAAAGATTTTG GTGCTCATTTTGATTACCTAGAGGCAGCGCTCTCCAAATTTCCAGACGGGCCTTTCTTTCTCGGTGAATTCAGTTTG GCGGATATAGCTTATGCTCCATTTGTTGAAAGGTATCAGCCGTTACTATTGGATGTTAAGAAGTGTGATATCACGACTGGAAGGCCGAAGCTTACAGCATGGATTGAG GAGTTGAACAAAATCGACGGTTACACACAAACCAAATATGACCCTGCAGAGCTACTTGCAGCCTTAAAGCGCGTCTTT GGCCTTTGA
- the LOC113311142 gene encoding glutathione S-transferase L3-like — protein sequence MAAINGNCNSISHGNVDKPFLLFSNNYSTSIRIPPNNTKFSSLSILFSPPPPTNKTRVITSFASMATTISNVQVEELPPALDSTSEPPSVFDGTTRLYISYMCPYAQRVWITRNCKGLQEKIKLVAIDLPNRPDWYKEKVYPANKVPALEHNNEVIGESLDLIRYLDTNFEGPVLLPNDPAKREFAEELLSYTSEFSSGVVGSIKGDANVGAPFDYLEAALSKFSDGPFFLGEFSLVDIAYAPFVERYQPLVLDVKKYDITSGRPKLASWIEELNKIDGYRQTKRDPAELVASLKKRILGI from the exons ATGGCCGCTATAAATGGAAATTGTAATTCGATTTCACACGGCAATGTTGATAAACCCTTTCTGTTGTTTTCAAATAATTACTCGACTAGTATAAGAATCCCCCCTAACAATACCAAATTTTCTTCACTCTCAATTTTGTTTTCTCCTCCTCCACCAACTAATAAAACCAGAGTTATTACTTCATTTGCATCAATGGCAACCACTATTTC GAATGTTCAGGTGGAGGAGCTGCCGCCTGCGCTTGATTCTACATCAGAACCACCTTCTGTTTTCGATGGAACAACGAGGTTGTATATTTCTTACATGTGCCCTTATGCTCAGCGTGTATGGATTACAAGGAATTGTAAG GGATTGCAAGAAAAGATCAAATTGGTAGCAATTGATCTACCAAATAGGCCTGATTGGTACAAGGAAAAAGTGTACCCTGCAAATAAG GTACCTGCGCTTGAACATAATAATGAAGTGATTGGGGAGAGTCTTGATTTGATCAGGTATCTTGATACTAACTTTGAAGGACCTGTGCTTCTCCCAAAC GACCCTGCCAAAAGAGAGTTCGCAGAGGAATTACTATCCTACACAAGCGAATTCAGTAGTGGTGTGGTTGGCTCGATCAAAGGGGACGCGAACGTTG GTGCTCCTTTTGATTACCTAGAGGCAGCGCTCTCCAAATTTTCTGACGGGCCTTTCTTCCTCGGTGAATTCAGTCTG GTGGATATAGCTTATGCTCCATTTGTTGAAAGGTATCAGCCGTTAGTGTTGGATGTTAAGAAGTATGATATCACGTCAGGAAGGCCGAAGCTTGCATCATGGATTGAG GAGTTGAACAAAATCGATGGTTACAGACAAACTAAACGTGATCCTGCAGAGCTAGTTGCAAGCTTAAAGAAGCGGATCTTG GGCATTTGA